A stretch of DNA from Terriglobales bacterium:
CGTCATGACGTCGAAGTAGTAACCGACAGGAGCCTTACGCAGGCGGTCGATATGGAACGATTGCGGCCGGCGATAGCCACGCTGCACGATGATGCCGTTGCCGTCGCCCAGCCGGGCATGGCAGGGCGCGCAGATGGAGTTGAAACGCTCGCGTCCGCGTTCCAGAATTTCGCGCGTCACCGGAAAGGGAAAAGTCTCGGCCGGCTTGCCGTCGATCATGCCGGTGTAGAGATGGACGTCGTCGCGGAGCTGGCCGCGGGCGACCGTGCCCTCCACGGGCGGGCGCGCCGAGCGGCCGTCCGCAAAAAAGTCGCTGGAGCGCAGCGGGATGTACTTGGGCTGGTCATGCATGTCCTGGCGGCAGCCGCCGAGCGCCACCACGCATGCCAGCGCAACAGCGGCGGCCGGCAGACGGGCGAGGACGGATTGGCGCAGGGTGCTAATGCGGCACCTCCCAGACGCCGCTCGGTGCCAGGCTTTCAAGGAACCGGCGCGACGCGTCAGGATCGAACCGGTCGTCTGCGGCTTCCAGACAAAGGAAGAAGCGGTTGTTGCTGGCGAGGGCGAATTCCGGCACGTTGAAGACCGGGTGATAGGGCATGGGCAGGCCGTTCAGAGCCAGCATGCCCAGCACCGCGGAAAGCGCCGCGACCAGCACCGTGGTCTCGAAGGTGACGGGGATGAACGCAGGCCAGGAGTGGAAGGGCTTGCCGCCCACGATCAACGGATACTCGATGACGGAAACCCAGTACTGCAGCGCGTATCCGCCGAGGCCGCCGATGATTCCACCTCCCAGCACGATGGCAGGCAGGCGGGTGTGGTGGAAACCGATGGCTTCGGTCAGCTCTTCGATGGGGAAGGGGGTGTAGGCGTCCATCTTGCGGTATCCGGCTTCGTAGGCGCGGCGCGCCGCCATCACGATGGCGGTGGGCGAGTCGAACTCGGCCAGCAGTCCGTAGATGGGAGGCTTCTTCACTCTTTCACCTCCGCCTCAGGCAGGATGGTGCGCATTTCGAAGATCGAGATCATGGGCAGGAAGCGGATAAACAAATAGAGCAGCGAGAGGAACAGCCCGATGGAGCCGATGTAGGTGGACCAATCCCAGAAGGTGGGCCAGTACATGCCCCAGGACGACGGCAGGAAGTCGCGATGCAGGCTGGTGACCACAATGATGAAACGCTCCAACCACATGCCGGTGTTGACGATCAACGAGACGACGAACAACGAAAGCACGTGAGTGCGAACCTTGTGGATCCACAGCACCTGCGGAAGCAGGATGTTGCAGGCGATCAGCAGCCAGTACAAGGGCGCGTAGGGGCCGGTCATGCGGTTCACGATCATGAACCACTCGTAGGTGCTGCCGCTGTACCAGGCCATGAAGGTTTCCATCATGTAGCCATAGCCGACGATGAGTCCGGTGGCGAGCATCACCTTGGCCATGTTTTCGAGGTGGCGCATGGTGATGAAATCTTCCAGACCGTAGACGGCGCGGATGGGAATGGCCAGGGTCATGACCATGGCGAATCCGGAGTAGATGGCGCCGGCGACGAAGTACGGCGGAAAGACGGTGGTGTGCCAGCCGGGAATAATGCCGATGGCGAAGTCAAAGCTCACGACGGTGTGGACGGAGACCACCAGGGGCGTGGCCAGCCCGGCCAGCAGCAGATAGCAAGTTTCGTAGCGATGCCAGTGCCTGGCGGAGCCCCTCCAGCCCATCGCCAGGATGCCGTAGATGATCCGCGCATAGCGGTTGGTGGTGCGGTCGCGCAAGGTGGCCAGGTCGGGGATCAGGCCCACGAACCAGAACATGAGCGACACGGTGGCGTAGGTGGAGACGGCAAACACGTCCCAGATGAGCGGGCTGCGGAACTGCGGCCATACCCCCATGGTGTTGGGATAAGGAAAGAGCCAGTAGGCCACCCAGGGCCGGCCGACGTGGATGGCAGGATAGATGCCGGCGCAGGCCACGGCGAACAACGTCATGGCTTCGGCGAATCGGTTGATCGAAGTGCGCCAGCTCTGCCGCAACAGCAGCAAGATGGCGGAGATGAGCGTGCCGGCGTGTCCGATGCCGATCCACCAGACAAAATTGATGATGGCGAAGCCCCAGCCTACAGGCGCGTTGAGACCCCAGATCCCCGTGCCCTTCAGGACCAGGTAGCCGATGGAGAGGAGCATTGCGTTGGCGAGGAGAAAGGCGATGGCGAAGCCCAGTACCCAGCCGCGCGAGGTCTTGCGGCGCAGCACGATGGCGCTGATCTTGTCTGTGACCGAGGCGAAGGTGTGCCCGGGCTCGATCACCGGCGCCCGGCGTGGGATGCTGCGCGCTTCGGCCTGGATGGGCTCGTCCATCACGCCTTCTTCTCCGCCGCGGCCAGCGCGGGGTTGGGGTTGCGCACCGCGGCCAGATACGTGGTCCGCGGGCGGGTATTCAGCTCGGCGAGCAGGCCGTAGTTGCGCGCTTCCTGCTTCAGCCGGGCGACGCGGCTGTTCTTGTCGTTGATATTGCCGAAGATGATGGCGCCGGCGGGGCAGGCCTGCTGGCAGGCGGTCTGCACTTCGCCATCCTGAATGGGCCGGTCTTCCTTCTCCGCCGTGATGCGCGCGGCATTGATGCGCTGCACGCAGTAGGTGCACTTTTCCATCACGCCACGGCTGCGCACCGTGACGTCGGGGTTGCGCATCAGCTTGAGGCTGGGGGTTTCGAAATCCTGGTAGAGCAGGAAGTTGAAACGCCGGACCTTGTAAGGGCAATTGTTGGCACAGTAGCGCGTGCCGACGCAGCGGTTGTAGACCTGGTCGTTCAGACCCTCGGAGCTGTGCACGGTCGCGCCCACCGGGCACACCGGCTCACAGGGCGCGTTCTCACACTGCATGCAAGGAACGGGCTGAAAGTAGATCTGTGGATCGTCGAGCGAGCCTTCGAAGTAGCGGTCGATGCGGATCCAGTGCATTTCGCGTTGCCGCATGACCTGCTCGCGGCCGACCACCGGGATGTTGTTCTCCGACTGGCAGGCCATCACACAGGCGTTGCAGCCGATGCAGGAGTTCAGATCGATGGCCATGCCCCAGGCGTTGCCCTCGTACTTGTGGCCGGGATAAAGCGTCAGCCCGGGCGCAGGCTCCTCGTGGCGTTCGTGCGCCACGTGGGGATTCTCCACATACTCGGGAAGCGTGGAGGCGCGCACCAGGTCGCGTCCCTCCATGTTCCAGTGACCGTGAGTGACGGAAAGTTCGTGGTGTTCACGCGCCGGTTCGATGCGCAGGTTGCCTCCGAACCATGAAGAGCCCGAAGTTCGCAGCGCATAGGCATTGAATCCGATGTTCGAGCCGACTCTTCCGGCGCGGTGACGCCCGTACCCGAGATGGACGCATACGGAGTCCTCCGGTTGGCCGGGCAGGATGAACACCGGTGCTTGGGCCCTGCGTCCTTCAAAGTCGAGCTCGACCACATCTCCGGTTTTCAGTCCTTTCGCTTCGGCGGTCTTGGGACTGAGGAAAGCCGCGTTCTCCCAGGTGAGTTTGGTGAGCGGCTTGGGCAGCTCCTGAAGCCATCCGTTGCCGGCGAAGCGGCCGTCGTAGACGGAAGGATCGGGGCGGAAGCCGAGTTCGAGACCCATGGGGGCCGAACTCTCCAAGGGCTCGAAGCCTGCGAGTCGGTGCTTGACCGAACGCTCCCCGAATGCAGTGCCCGCTATCCATCCATCGTGCAGGGAGCGCCGCCACCACAGCTCGAAGTCGGCGCCGGTGTGTTGCGTCTTCCAGTACTCGCGGACAATCTCATAGGCGGAGCGGTCGGGGCGGTCGGTGAGCGCGGCCAGCACCTCATGCGACGTCTTGCCGTCGTAAAGCGGGGCAATCAGCGGCTGCACGATGCTGACCATGCCGTCGTAGGCGCGGGCGTCGCCCCAGGATTCGAGGTAGTGCGTTTCGGGCACGTGCCAGTGGCAGAGCGCGGCGGTCTCGTCGTGATAGAGGCCCAGGTGCACGCGCAAGCCGACCTTGTGCAGATGCTTGGCGAAATCAATGTCGACGGGCGAGTTGAACACCGGATTACCACCAAGAACGACCAGCAAGTCGACCTTGCCGGCTTCCATGTCGCGCACGAGCTCGCGCAGGGAGTCGGCTTGCATCACTGGGCTGGCCTCCAGTGGATCGGTGTAGATGACTGTATGGCCCACGTTGCCCAGCGACTCGTTGATAGCGTGAGCGAGCGCATGCACCACCGGCGGCTGACCTTCGCCAGCGATGACCAAGGAAGCGCCATGGTGAGCCTGCAAATCACTGGCGATAGCCGAGATCCATTTCTCTCGCTTCGCGGGCACTGTACCGGACTGGATTCCCAAGGCAGTCGCGAGCGCGTGGGCAAAATCCTTTACTTCGAAGGCCCGAATCGCGACCCGATGATCCGCTGCTGCGCCCGTGTTGGTGGGCGTGCTTTCGACGGCGTACAGGCGGCTCATCTTCGTGTTGCCGCCTTCGAGCTTGCGGCGCTTGGCGAAGTCGCGGGCGTAGCGCACGAAGCCGGGGTAGCCGCTGGAGAGAAAATCGGCGTCGAGCGAGACAATGACGTCGGCATTGTCGAAGCGGTACTGTGCGTCCACCATCTGCCCGAACGCCGCCACGGCGCCCTTGTGCGCGTTGTCCCGATTTACGGGCTCGTACTGATGCCACTTTGCGTTGGGAAAATCCTTGAGCAACGAGGCGATCTGCCACGCGAGGGTGGGCGAAGAGACCGTTTCCGTGAGGATGCGAAGTCCGGCACCACCGGTGGTCTTCTGGATGGCCATGGGCCCACGCATCGAGCCCAAGAAGGAGGTCCAAGGCCGGACCTCGCCCAAATGCAGCAAGGTTTGTGAGCGGTCGGGGTCGTAAAGGCCGAGGATGGAAGCCTGGGCGTAAATATCGGTCGCACCCAGGCTGGCCGGGTGCTCGGGATTGCCTTCCAGCTTGATGGGCCGGCCCATGTGGCTCTCCGCCAGGAGCGGCAGGGCGACGCCGGAAAGCGTCATGGCGGTGGCGTAGAACAACGGCTTGCCGGGGACAATCTCCTCCGGCTGGCGCACATAGGGAACGATAGTTTCCGTGGGTTGCCGGGTGCAGCCGCTCAAGCCGGCGAGCGCCAACGACGCCGCCATGACCTCAAGGAAGCGCCGGCGGGAGACGGTATCGTCCCACTCCGTGGCGTGGCGCGGGAATTCGCGGTGGAGCAAATCGTGGAACTCAGGCGTGGCCGCGAGTTCTTCCAGGCTCCGCCAATAGAGCGGGCCGCGCGCTGCCTGCAAACGCGCGCGCACCTCAGCCAGCTCCAACGGCTTCTCGCGGGGAGGCGGGGGTTTCATGCGTTCTGCCGCACAGCGCGTCGATTTGTTCCCCCCGTCCGCCACTCCCTGGTCCTTTTACTCTTCCTCTCTGTCTTCCGTTAGCGATGACAGATGCTGCAACTGGTGAGGTCCTGCGCGCTGCGAATCTTGTACTCGCGTTTCAGCCAGCGGCCGAGTTCCGGCTGGCTTTCAAACCGTTGTCCGGCGACGGTCACCGGCTTGCCCACGACCGGCGGCTCGTAGGCCACGCTGAACACTTCCGATTTGGGCCGCAGGAATTGCTCCGGCGCGCGATGGCACGCCAGGCACCACTCCATCTGCAGCGAGACCGCCTGGTAGGTCAGGGCCATGTTCTGGATGGAGCCGTGACAGGTAGTGCAGCCCACGCCCTTGGCCACGTGGATGCTGTGGTCGAAATAAGCGAAGTCCGGCAGGTCGTACACACGCGTCCACACCAGCGGGTTGCCGGTGCGGAAACTTTCGCGCACCGGTTCGAGCATGGGAGCGTTATTCCAGATCTGCGAGTGGCAGCCCATGCAGGTGCGGGTGGGCGGGATGCCGGCGAAATTCGAAGTCTCGACGGAAGTGTGGCAATAGCGGCAATCGATGCCCAGTCCGGCCACGTGGTGTTGGTGGCTGAAGGGCGGCTTCTGCTCGCGCGCGTCGCCCTCGCGCGTGACGTAACCTGAGCGCTGCACTTCGGCCATGGTCCAGGCCAGCGAAGCCAGCACGAACACGGCTCCGTAGATGGTCAGCCGCGAGATGGTGTTCGTGCTGCGATGGAAGATCTGCGACATCGAACGGGCGATTCCGTTGTGCGCGTCCCGGTCCGCCGGGCCGTGCGGTTGAACGGCAAGTTTCTCGGTCCGATCGTCAGGAGTACACAGTGCCGCAACACAGGCGGCGACGAAAACACGAGATTATAGCAGGCAGGTTGCGTTCGGCAGTTCGCCCGGGGATCGAGTGCCGGGTTCCGGGCAGGTCCTAGTCGTGGTGTGCGGGGTCGCCGAGGGCGGCCAGGGTTTCTGCGGGCTGGGGCGCTGCCGCCACCGGCCGCAGCTTCCTTTCGCCACGCAACCAGGCTACAAACTGTTCCATGTAGGTATAGAAGACAGGGGTGATGTAGAGCGTAAGGAGCTGCGAGACCAGCAGGCCTCCTACCACGGCCAGGCCCAAGGGTTGCCGCGCTTCGGCGCCGGCGCCGTAGCCCAGGGCGATGGGCAGCGTGCCCATGAGCGCCGCCATGGTGGTCATCATGATGGGACGGAAGCGCACCAGCGCGCCGTAATAGATGGCTTCGGCGGCGTCCTTGCCGGCGTTGCGCTGCGCGTCCAGAGCGAAGTCGATCATCATGATGGCATTCTTTTTCACGATGCCCACAAGCATGATCACGCCCACGAAGGCGTAGAGATTCAGGTCGCTGCGAAACAGCATGAGGGTGACCAGCGCTCCCAGGCCGGCGGAAGGCAGCCCCGAAAGAATGGTGATGGGGTGGATGAAGCTTTCATACAGGATTCCCAGCACCAGGTAGATGACCACGACCGACATGAGGAGCAGCAGCGTGAGTCCCTGTAAGGAAGCCTGGAACGCTTGCGCCGTGCCCTGAAAGCTGGTGCTGATGGTGGCCGGCAGCGTCTGGCGCGCCACGCTCTCCACCGTGCTGACCGCCTCGCCCAGGGACACACCGGGCTTCAGGTTGAAGGAGAGGGTCACCGCCGGAAGCTGGCCCAGGTGATTGACGGTCAGTGGGCCGACGTTGCGCGCCAGGCTGGCGACAGCGTTGAGGGGAATCAGCTGCCCAGTAGAGGAACGCACATAGAGCATGGAGAGCGCTGCCGGGTCAGCCTGGTACTCCGGCAGCAGCTCCATAATGACGCGGTACTGGTTGTTGGGCGCGTAGATGGTGGAGATCTGGCGCGAGCCGTAGGCGGTGTACAGCGCTTCTTCCACCTGGGCGGCGGTCACGCCCAGGGAGGCGGCCTTGTCACGGTCAATCTCCACGTTCACCTGCGGATTCTTGATCTGCAGATCGCTGGTGACGTCCTGCAGTCCGGGCAGTTCCTTCAACTTGTCCTCGAGCTGAGGAGCGTACTGGTAGAGCTCATTGGTGTCGGGGCTCTGCAGAGTGAACTGGTACTGGCTCTTGGTGAGCTGGCCGCCGATGCGGATGGGCGGCAGGTTCTGCATGAAAGCCCGGATGCCGGGAACACTGGCCAGTTGGGGGCGCCACTTTTCGATCAACTCATCGACGTGCGCCCGTTCGCTGCGCGGCTTCAAGCGGACGAAGATGCGGCCGGAGTTGTTAGCCGCGGCGCTGCCGCCTCCGCCCATGGCGGAGAAGGTGGTGGAAACCTCCGGCTGCGCCTGGAGGATGGCAGCCATCTTCAGTTGGTGCTCCTTCATATCCTCAAAAGAAATGCCCTCCCGTGCTTCTGTGAAGGTGAAGACGCTGCCGGTGTCTTCGCTGGGCAGAAAACCCTTGGGGATGGCGATGAAGAGATACACGGTGGCCACTAGCAGCGCGAGCGAGACCATCATGGTCGCGAAGCGATGCCGCATGACGAAGACCAGGCTGCGGTCGTAGCCGGAGAGCAGGCGGTCGAACATGCGCTCGAAGAGCATGTAAGCCCGGCCGTGCTGGCTGGTGGGCGGGCGCAGGAAGCGACTGCACATCATGGGCGAGAGGCTGAGCGAGACCACGCCGGAGATGAGAATGGCGACGCCGATGGTCACCGCGAACTCGTGCAGCAGGCGTCCGATGATGCCGCCCAGGAAAAGCACGGGCAGAAACACGGCGACCAGCGAAATGGTCATCGACAGGATGGTGAAGCTGACTTCCTTCGAGCCCTCCAGCGCCGCCTGGAAAGGCTTCTTGCCCATCTCCATGTGGCGCACGATGTTCTCCAGCATGACGATGGCATCATCCACCACGAAGCCCACCGAGAGCGTCAGCGCCATGAGCGACAGGTTGTCCAGGCTGAAGCCCAGCAGGTACATGACGGCGAAAGTGCCGACCACGGAAAGCGGCACCGCCAGCGCAGGGATGGCCGTAGCTGAAAAATTCCGCAGGAAGAGGAAGATCACCAGGATGACCAGGGCCATGGTCAACACCAAGGTGAACTTGACGTCGTGCACGGACTCGCGAATCGTGGCCGAGCGGTCATACAGGATGGCAAGGGTGATCGAGGCCGGCATTTGCGCGCGGAAGGTGGGCAACAAGGTGCGGATGGCGTCCACGACCTCCACGGTGTTGGTTCCCGGCTGACGTTGAACCGCCAGCACGATGGCCCGCGTGCCCTGGAACCAGCTAGCGACCTTGTCGTTCTCGACGCTGTCGATGACCCGGCCGAGTTCCTCCAGGCGGACCGGCGAGCCGTTGCGGTAGGCCACCACCAGCGGCCGGTAGGCGGAAGCCTGGGTAAGCTGCCCGTTGGTCTGCAGCGTGAACGCCTGGTAGCGTCCCCACAGCGTGCCCGTGGGAAGGTTGGTGTTGCCGCCGCGGACGGCGTCGGCGATCTCGTTGATGCCGATCTGGCGGGTGGCCAGAGCGCGCGGATCGAGCTGGGCGCGCACGGCGTACTTCTGCGATCCGTAGACCTGCACCTGGGCGACGCCGCTGACCATGGAGATGCGCTGCGCCACGAAGGTCTGCGCGTACTCGTCCACGGTGGAGAGCGGCAAGGTCGGCGAGCTGAGCGCCAGATAAAGGATGGGCTGGTCGGCGGGGTTCACCTTCTGATAGGAAGGTGGCGCGGGCATGTCGCGCGGAAGCTGCGACTGCGTCTTGGCGATGGCAGCCTGTACGTCCTGCGCGGCGGCATCGATGTCGCGGCTCAGGGTGAACTGCAACGTGATGGAGCTGTACCCCAGTCCGCTGGTAGAAGTCATGCTGTCGAGGCCGGCGATGGTGGAGAATTGCCGCTCCAGCGGCGTAGCCACCGCAGACGCCATGGTCTCCGGGCTGGCGCCCGGAAGGCTGGCGTTCACCAGGATGGTGGGGAAGTCGACGTTGGGCAGGTCGCTGACCGGCAGGCGCTGATAGCCCATGACCCCGAAGATCAGCACCGCCAGCATCACCAGCGTGGTGGTGACCGGGCGCCGGATGAAGAGCTCGGCAACGTTCATGGCTGCCGCTCCTGGCTGGTCTGCGGCGGGTTCTTGATTTCCACGCGGGCGCCGGGCACCAGGCGGATCTGGCCGTCGGTAACCACGGTTTCGCCGACCGCAAGGCCTTGCGCAATGACGGCTTGACCGTCTTGCACGCGAGCTACTTTGACCTGGCGGCTGTCAGCCGTCTGATCGGAGTTGACGACAAACACAAAATCACCTTGCTGCCCCGACTGGACGGCCTGCGCGGGGATGACGATGGCATCCGGCTGCGCGGTCAACTTCAGACGGACATCGACGAACTGGCCCGGCCACAGGCGGCGGTCTTGATTGGGAAAAGTGGCTTTCAAACGGATCGTGCCCGTGGCACGGTCCACTTCATTGTTCACGAAATTGACCAAGCCCTCCACGGCCGGACCCGAGTCCTGTGGAATCGTGGCGTGCACGACGAGCTTGCCCTCGGCCATGTAACGGCGTATTTCCGCCAGGCTCTGCTCCGGCAAGGCAAAACTCACGTAGATGGGCGTGATCTGGTTGATGATCACCAACTGCGATTTCTCGTCGTTCTCCTTGACCACGTTGCCGCGGTGCACCATCAGGCTTCCGGTGCGGCCGTCCATCGGCGAATAGATGGTGGTGTAGGCAAGGTTGACCTTGGCGTTTTCCACCGCAGCTCGATCGGCGCGCACGGCGGCATCCAGGGCTTCCGCGTTAGCCACGATGGTGTCGAACTGTTCCTTGGCGACCACGCCTTCTTCCACCAGGCGCGTATAACGTGTGGCCTGGGTCTGGGCGTTCTTGAGCTGGGCTTCATCCCGGGCCAGGCTGGCCTCGGCGCGCCGCAGCTCCGCCTCCAGGGGACGGCGGTCGATGGTGAACAACAACTGTCCGGCGCGGACATCCTGGCCTTCGGTGAAGTGAACGCCGGTAAGTTCTCCCGCCACCTGCGACTTGATGGCAACGGTGGAGGTGGGCTCGACTGTCCCGATCGCCGCAAGCTCGACCGGCATGCTCTTCTGCTCCACGCGGGCCACCGTCACCGGAGCCGCAGCCAACGCCGGCGCGGCCTGCTGCTTCGAGCAGCCAGCGAGAAGAAGAGTGATTGCGAGCGCGGGCAGGATGGCCTGGCGGCTAGCGCGTGGTGTGATCATCGGCATGAATCCACAGAACATGGTTAGT
This window harbors:
- a CDS encoding DUF3341 domain-containing protein yields the protein MKKPPIYGLLAEFDSPTAIVMAARRAYEAGYRKMDAYTPFPIEELTEAIGFHHTRLPAIVLGGGIIGGLGGYALQYWVSVIEYPLIVGGKPFHSWPAFIPVTFETTVLVAALSAVLGMLALNGLPMPYHPVFNVPEFALASNNRFFLCLEAADDRFDPDASRRFLESLAPSGVWEVPH
- the nrfD gene encoding NrfD/PsrC family molybdoenzyme membrane anchor subunit, which translates into the protein MDEPIQAEARSIPRRAPVIEPGHTFASVTDKISAIVLRRKTSRGWVLGFAIAFLLANAMLLSIGYLVLKGTGIWGLNAPVGWGFAIINFVWWIGIGHAGTLISAILLLLRQSWRTSINRFAEAMTLFAVACAGIYPAIHVGRPWVAYWLFPYPNTMGVWPQFRSPLIWDVFAVSTYATVSLMFWFVGLIPDLATLRDRTTNRYARIIYGILAMGWRGSARHWHRYETCYLLLAGLATPLVVSVHTVVSFDFAIGIIPGWHTTVFPPYFVAGAIYSGFAMVMTLAIPIRAVYGLEDFITMRHLENMAKVMLATGLIVGYGYMMETFMAWYSGSTYEWFMIVNRMTGPYAPLYWLLIACNILLPQVLWIHKVRTHVLSLFVVSLIVNTGMWLERFIIVVTSLHRDFLPSSWGMYWPTFWDWSTYIGSIGLFLSLLYLFIRFLPMISIFEMRTILPEAEVKE
- a CDS encoding efflux RND transporter periplasmic adaptor subunit, giving the protein MITPRASRQAILPALAITLLLAGCSKQQAAPALAAAPVTVARVEQKSMPVELAAIGTVEPTSTVAIKSQVAGELTGVHFTEGQDVRAGQLLFTIDRRPLEAELRRAEASLARDEAQLKNAQTQATRYTRLVEEGVVAKEQFDTIVANAEALDAAVRADRAAVENAKVNLAYTTIYSPMDGRTGSLMVHRGNVVKENDEKSQLVIINQITPIYVSFALPEQSLAEIRRYMAEGKLVVHATIPQDSGPAVEGLVNFVNNEVDRATGTIRLKATFPNQDRRLWPGQFVDVRLKLTAQPDAIVIPAQAVQSGQQGDFVFVVNSDQTADSRQVKVARVQDGQAVIAQGLAVGETVVTDGQIRLVPGARVEIKNPPQTSQERQP
- a CDS encoding TAT-variant-translocated molybdopterin oxidoreductase, producing MKPPPPREKPLELAEVRARLQAARGPLYWRSLEELAATPEFHDLLHREFPRHATEWDDTVSRRRFLEVMAASLALAGLSGCTRQPTETIVPYVRQPEEIVPGKPLFYATAMTLSGVALPLLAESHMGRPIKLEGNPEHPASLGATDIYAQASILGLYDPDRSQTLLHLGEVRPWTSFLGSMRGPMAIQKTTGGAGLRILTETVSSPTLAWQIASLLKDFPNAKWHQYEPVNRDNAHKGAVAAFGQMVDAQYRFDNADVIVSLDADFLSSGYPGFVRYARDFAKRRKLEGGNTKMSRLYAVESTPTNTGAAADHRVAIRAFEVKDFAHALATALGIQSGTVPAKREKWISAIASDLQAHHGASLVIAGEGQPPVVHALAHAINESLGNVGHTVIYTDPLEASPVMQADSLRELVRDMEAGKVDLLVVLGGNPVFNSPVDIDFAKHLHKVGLRVHLGLYHDETAALCHWHVPETHYLESWGDARAYDGMVSIVQPLIAPLYDGKTSHEVLAALTDRPDRSAYEIVREYWKTQHTGADFELWWRRSLHDGWIAGTAFGERSVKHRLAGFEPLESSAPMGLELGFRPDPSVYDGRFAGNGWLQELPKPLTKLTWENAAFLSPKTAEAKGLKTGDVVELDFEGRRAQAPVFILPGQPEDSVCVHLGYGRHRAGRVGSNIGFNAYALRTSGSSWFGGNLRIEPAREHHELSVTHGHWNMEGRDLVRASTLPEYVENPHVAHERHEEPAPGLTLYPGHKYEGNAWGMAIDLNSCIGCNACVMACQSENNIPVVGREQVMRQREMHWIRIDRYFEGSLDDPQIYFQPVPCMQCENAPCEPVCPVGATVHSSEGLNDQVYNRCVGTRYCANNCPYKVRRFNFLLYQDFETPSLKLMRNPDVTVRSRGVMEKCTYCVQRINAARITAEKEDRPIQDGEVQTACQQACPAGAIIFGNINDKNSRVARLKQEARNYGLLAELNTRPRTTYLAAVRNPNPALAAAEKKA
- a CDS encoding cytochrome c — protein: MVALGGCRQDMHDQPKYIPLRSSDFFADGRSARPPVEGTVARGQLRDDVHLYTGMIDGKPAETFPFPVTREILERGRERFNSICAPCHARLGDGNGIIVQRGYRRPQSFHIDRLRKAPVGYYFDVMTRGFGAMPDYAPQVTPQDRWAVAAYIRALQLSQAATLEDVPAEERRRLEQTRGEGMTPTPEAQPAATPGGNSR
- a CDS encoding multidrug efflux RND transporter permease subunit, translated to MNVAELFIRRPVTTTLVMLAVLIFGVMGYQRLPVSDLPNVDFPTILVNASLPGASPETMASAVATPLERQFSTIAGLDSMTSTSGLGYSSITLQFTLSRDIDAAAQDVQAAIAKTQSQLPRDMPAPPSYQKVNPADQPILYLALSSPTLPLSTVDEYAQTFVAQRISMVSGVAQVQVYGSQKYAVRAQLDPRALATRQIGINEIADAVRGGNTNLPTGTLWGRYQAFTLQTNGQLTQASAYRPLVVAYRNGSPVRLEELGRVIDSVENDKVASWFQGTRAIVLAVQRQPGTNTVEVVDAIRTLLPTFRAQMPASITLAILYDRSATIRESVHDVKFTLVLTMALVILVIFLFLRNFSATAIPALAVPLSVVGTFAVMYLLGFSLDNLSLMALTLSVGFVVDDAIVMLENIVRHMEMGKKPFQAALEGSKEVSFTILSMTISLVAVFLPVLFLGGIIGRLLHEFAVTIGVAILISGVVSLSLSPMMCSRFLRPPTSQHGRAYMLFERMFDRLLSGYDRSLVFVMRHRFATMMVSLALLVATVYLFIAIPKGFLPSEDTGSVFTFTEAREGISFEDMKEHQLKMAAILQAQPEVSTTFSAMGGGGSAAANNSGRIFVRLKPRSERAHVDELIEKWRPQLASVPGIRAFMQNLPPIRIGGQLTKSQYQFTLQSPDTNELYQYAPQLEDKLKELPGLQDVTSDLQIKNPQVNVEIDRDKAASLGVTAAQVEEALYTAYGSRQISTIYAPNNQYRVIMELLPEYQADPAALSMLYVRSSTGQLIPLNAVASLARNVGPLTVNHLGQLPAVTLSFNLKPGVSLGEAVSTVESVARQTLPATISTSFQGTAQAFQASLQGLTLLLLMSVVVIYLVLGILYESFIHPITILSGLPSAGLGALVTLMLFRSDLNLYAFVGVIMLVGIVKKNAIMMIDFALDAQRNAGKDAAEAIYYGALVRFRPIMMTTMAALMGTLPIALGYGAGAEARQPLGLAVVGGLLVSQLLTLYITPVFYTYMEQFVAWLRGERKLRPVAAAPQPAETLAALGDPAHHD
- a CDS encoding cytochrome c3 family protein — translated: MSQIFHRSTNTISRLTIYGAVFVLASLAWTMAEVQRSGYVTREGDAREQKPPFSHQHHVAGLGIDCRYCHTSVETSNFAGIPPTRTCMGCHSQIWNNAPMLEPVRESFRTGNPLVWTRVYDLPDFAYFDHSIHVAKGVGCTTCHGSIQNMALTYQAVSLQMEWCLACHRAPEQFLRPKSEVFSVAYEPPVVGKPVTVAGQRFESQPELGRWLKREYKIRSAQDLTSCSICHR